In Rhizobium sp. ZPR4, a genomic segment contains:
- a CDS encoding metallophosphoesterase family protein, translated as MRFAAIADIHGNHLALEAVLADIRRQGISDIVNLGDCFSGPLTAGKTADLLLELNALTVRGNHDRYLIDRAPEAMHVSDRAAHSELTERHLEWLRALPVSAIHLDEAYLCHATPADDNVYWLESVSPDGQVYLKPLEEIEALAAGIDFPLILCGHSHIPRAVRLSDGPLIVNPGSVGCPAYDDDLPYYHKVEAGHPFASYAILEKTGDAWLPAFRQVAYDHMAMAKLASQNGREEWASGLATGWLR; from the coding sequence ATGCGTTTTGCAGCTATCGCGGATATTCACGGTAACCACCTTGCGCTCGAAGCGGTGCTTGCGGATATCCGCAGGCAGGGTATCAGCGATATCGTCAATCTTGGCGATTGCTTTAGCGGGCCACTGACGGCGGGAAAAACGGCGGACCTGCTGTTGGAGCTGAATGCGCTGACCGTGCGCGGCAATCATGATCGGTATCTGATCGATCGGGCGCCCGAGGCGATGCATGTTTCAGATCGGGCTGCGCATTCCGAACTGACGGAACGCCATCTCGAATGGCTGCGCGCCTTGCCCGTCAGTGCGATCCATCTGGATGAGGCCTATCTTTGCCATGCGACGCCGGCTGATGACAATGTCTATTGGCTCGAATCCGTCTCGCCGGACGGTCAGGTCTATCTGAAGCCTTTGGAGGAGATCGAGGCGCTGGCCGCCGGTATCGATTTTCCATTGATCCTGTGCGGTCATAGTCACATTCCACGCGCCGTTCGCCTTTCCGACGGCCCCCTGATCGTCAATCCCGGCAGTGTCGGCTGCCCGGCCTATGATGACGATCTGCCCTATTATCACAAGGTAGAGGCCGGTCATCCCTTTGCCTCCTATGCCATTCTGGAAAAGACAGGCGACGCGTGGCTGCCGGCCTTCCGGCAGGTCGCCTACGATCACATGGCGATGGCGAAGCTTGCGTCGCAGAATGGCCGCGAGGAGTGGGCGAGCGGCCTGGCGACGGGCTGGCTGCGTTAG
- the uraH gene encoding hydroxyisourate hydrolase, whose translation MTGLTTHVLDTALGKPAEGLVIDLFRIEGDARTHLKMVTTNADGRVDGGPILIDDSFVAGTYELLFRAGDYLRASGTKLPEPAFLDLVPIRFGIADTMAHYHVPLLISPYGYSTYRGS comes from the coding sequence ATGACCGGACTGACCACTCATGTGCTCGATACTGCTCTCGGCAAGCCGGCCGAAGGCCTGGTGATCGATCTCTTCAGGATCGAAGGCGACGCCCGCACGCACTTGAAGATGGTCACGACCAATGCCGATGGGCGCGTGGATGGCGGTCCCATCCTGATCGACGACAGTTTCGTCGCTGGCACCTATGAATTGCTGTTCCGCGCTGGAGACTATCTGCGTGCCAGCGGCACCAAGCTGCCGGAGCCGGCTTTCCTCGATCTTGTGCCGATCCGGTTTGGCATCGCCGACACGATGGCGCATTACCATGTGCCGCTGCTGATTTCGCCCTATGGCTATTCCACCTATCGCGGGAGCTGA
- a CDS encoding ureidoglycolate lyase, giving the protein MTQHLDILPLTKATFAPFGDVIEADPATMRYINGGTTERFHALSNAEAAGDGARVILNLFRGQPRAFPFSIDMMERHPFGSQCFVPLNGRPFLVVVAEDDGGKPGRPQVFLARGDQGVNYRVNVWHFPLMALDEQSDFLIVDRDGPGNNLEEYFFETPFIIGAPTL; this is encoded by the coding sequence ATGACACAGCATCTAGACATCCTTCCTTTGACAAAGGCCACGTTCGCACCCTTCGGCGATGTGATCGAGGCCGATCCTGCAACCATGCGATATATCAACGGTGGCACGACCGAGCGTTTCCATGCATTGTCGAATGCCGAAGCTGCCGGAGACGGGGCGCGGGTGATCCTGAATCTCTTTCGCGGCCAGCCGCGCGCCTTTCCCTTCTCGATCGACATGATGGAGCGCCATCCTTTCGGCAGCCAGTGCTTCGTGCCGCTGAACGGCCGGCCGTTCCTCGTCGTTGTTGCAGAGGATGATGGCGGCAAGCCGGGTCGGCCGCAGGTTTTCCTGGCGCGAGGCGACCAGGGCGTGAATTACCGGGTCAATGTCTGGCATTTTCCGCTGATGGCGCTCGACGAGCAGAGCGATTTCCTTATCGTGGATCGCGATGGGCCGGGAAACAATCTCGAGGAATATTTCTTCGAGACGCCCTTCATTATTGGAGCACCAACGCTATGA
- a CDS encoding HepT-like ribonuclease domain-containing protein, with protein sequence MSLDRLITYLDRMQRAAFEACQFLQGIDQAAFLKTVEKQRAIGMNLLLVGEAAARIAEEYPEFVVDHPELPWHVMQDFRNRIAQGYVDIELTALWDIAHKSLPELLLQLDSIRHWRAEGE encoded by the coding sequence ATGAGTTTGGATCGGCTGATCACGTATCTGGATCGCATGCAGCGGGCTGCCTTCGAAGCGTGTCAATTTCTTCAGGGAATCGATCAAGCCGCATTTCTCAAGACTGTCGAAAAACAGCGCGCCATCGGCATGAATCTCCTGCTGGTCGGCGAGGCGGCCGCGCGCATTGCGGAGGAATATCCGGAGTTTGTCGTTGACCATCCGGAGCTGCCTTGGCATGTGATGCAGGACTTCCGGAATCGGATTGCGCAAGGGTATGTCGACATCGAGTTGACGGCCCTGTGGGACATCGCCCACAAATCTCTTCCGGAGTTGCTCCTGCAACTGGACTCCATTCGCCATTGGCGAGCGGAAGGCGAATAA
- the uraD gene encoding 2-oxo-4-hydroxy-4-carboxy-5-ureidoimidazoline decarboxylase, whose amino-acid sequence MISRDDFVGRFGGVFEHSPFVAERAYDQGAIAEPLTSGGVHSALARAFRAASEAERLGVLQAHPDLAGRLAIAGQLTEDSRKEQAGAGLDRLSPEEHARFTELNSAYVTKFGFPFIIAVKGLGKDDILAAFETRIGNGRDAEFATAAAQVEKIALLRLQSMLPEA is encoded by the coding sequence ATGATCTCGCGGGACGATTTTGTCGGCCGCTTCGGCGGCGTCTTCGAACATTCGCCTTTTGTCGCTGAGCGCGCCTATGATCAGGGCGCTATCGCCGAACCATTGACCTCAGGCGGCGTACATTCAGCCCTGGCGCGGGCCTTCCGCGCTGCCAGCGAGGCGGAGCGGCTTGGCGTTCTGCAGGCTCACCCTGATCTTGCGGGCCGGCTGGCGATTGCCGGCCAACTGACCGAGGATAGTCGCAAGGAGCAGGCCGGGGCCGGGCTCGATCGGCTGAGCCCCGAGGAGCATGCCCGATTTACCGAGCTCAATTCGGCCTATGTGACCAAGTTCGGTTTTCCCTTCATCATCGCAGTCAAGGGACTCGGCAAGGACGATATTCTCGCAGCCTTCGAAACCCGGATCGGCAATGGTCGGGATGCTGAATTTGCGACGGCCGCCGCTCAGGTCGAGAAGATCGCTCTTTTGCGCCTGCAGTCCATGCTTCCCGAAGCCTGA
- the puuE gene encoding allantoinase PuuE, which yields MSEIYPRNLIGYGRNTPDPKWPGDARVAVQFVINYEEGGESCILDGDASSENLLSEIVGAASWPNQRNLNMESIYEYGSRAGFWRLWRMFTELKVQATVYGVTLAMARNPEAVAAMKEAGWEIASHGYRWLEYKDFSEDLERKHILEAVRLHTELTGERPYGMYQGKPSDNTLRLVMEEGGFLYSSDSYADDLPFWVDGLNGKPFLIIPYTLETNDMRFATPQGFNSGDQFFTYLKDAFDTLYEEGKQGSPKMMSVGLHCRLVGRPGRAAALRRFIEYVQKHDKVWIPKRIEIANHWYENHLPGGAR from the coding sequence ATGTCGGAAATCTATCCCCGTAATCTCATCGGCTACGGCCGCAATACGCCGGACCCGAAATGGCCTGGCGACGCACGCGTCGCCGTGCAATTCGTGATCAACTATGAAGAGGGTGGGGAAAGCTGCATTCTCGACGGTGATGCCAGCTCTGAAAACCTGCTCTCCGAGATCGTCGGGGCGGCTTCATGGCCGAACCAGCGCAATCTCAACATGGAATCGATCTATGAATATGGTTCGCGCGCCGGCTTTTGGCGGCTATGGCGCATGTTCACCGAACTCAAGGTGCAGGCGACCGTCTATGGCGTGACGCTTGCCATGGCCCGCAACCCGGAAGCGGTTGCCGCCATGAAGGAAGCCGGCTGGGAAATTGCCAGCCACGGCTATCGCTGGCTGGAATATAAGGACTTTTCAGAGGATCTGGAGCGCAAGCACATTCTCGAGGCCGTGCGGCTACATACCGAACTCACCGGCGAGCGGCCCTACGGCATGTACCAGGGCAAGCCGTCCGATAATACGCTGCGGCTCGTGATGGAGGAGGGCGGTTTCCTCTATTCCTCCGATTCCTATGCCGATGATCTGCCCTTCTGGGTCGATGGTCTGAACGGCAAGCCGTTCCTGATCATCCCCTATACGCTCGAAACCAACGATATGCGCTTTGCGACGCCGCAGGGTTTCAATTCGGGCGACCAGTTCTTCACCTATCTCAAGGATGCCTTCGACACGCTCTATGAAGAGGGCAAGCAAGGCAGCCCGAAGATGATGTCCGTGGGTTTGCATTGCCGCCTTGTCGGTCGTCCTGGCCGCGCCGCTGCACTGCGGCGGTTCATCGAATATGTGCAGAAGCACGATAAGGTGTGGATCCCGAAGCGGATCGAGATCGCCAACCACTGGTATGAGAATCACCTTCCTGGAGGCGCGCGCTGA
- a CDS encoding DUF1045 domain-containing protein yields MRYAICFTPSASDPLTLVAANWLGRNVYSGEMVDPPAIRGLGIHEIAFYTAVPRRYGFMGLLKAPFRLAEDMSEAALLRDLMRFSGTVAPFEIPRLEVARLGGALGLVPSVPSQQMHFLAASLVQTFDQYRAPLSEAEIERIDPDSLSATQFANLHRWGHPHVMDEFRFQMMLTGTVSPADMVRIERALREFFEPALAAPVPVANIALMMEDGAGGPFRVHSLHPMGKVSARKIA; encoded by the coding sequence ATGCGGTATGCCATTTGCTTCACACCGTCTGCGAGTGATCCGCTGACGCTTGTGGCGGCGAATTGGCTCGGCCGCAACGTCTATTCTGGCGAGATGGTCGACCCGCCTGCGATCCGCGGGCTCGGCATCCACGAGATCGCTTTCTACACCGCAGTTCCGCGCCGCTATGGCTTCATGGGTTTGCTCAAGGCGCCGTTCCGGCTGGCCGAAGATATGTCAGAGGCAGCGCTGCTGCGCGACCTGATGCGGTTTTCCGGCACGGTTGCGCCCTTCGAAATTCCAAGGCTTGAGGTCGCGCGGCTCGGCGGTGCACTAGGCCTCGTTCCTTCCGTGCCAAGCCAGCAGATGCATTTCCTGGCGGCATCGCTGGTGCAGACCTTCGATCAATACAGGGCTCCCCTGAGCGAAGCGGAAATCGAGCGCATCGATCCGGATAGCCTGTCGGCGACGCAATTTGCCAATCTGCATCGCTGGGGGCATCCGCATGTCATGGACGAGTTCCGCTTCCAGATGATGCTGACGGGCACGGTTAGCCCCGCCGACATGGTGCGCATCGAGCGTGCTTTGCGCGAATTCTTCGAGCCGGCCCTGGCTGCGCCCGTTCCCGTAGCCAATATCGCGCTTATGATGGAAGACGGGGCGGGCGGTCCTTTCCGTGTGCACTCGCTGCATCCGATGGGAAAGGTCAGCGCCCGCAAGATCGCCTAG
- a CDS encoding FAD-binding oxidoreductase, which yields MERADNPLRPAGQSSVDLLIVGGGIMGLWAAVRAERLGIRSLLVDAGQFGQGASGGLLGALMPHMPDKWSEKKQFQFDALVALEEEIAILEAETGLSAGYRRAGRLIPLPKPHLRQIALGHSQDAETHWRHGARRFHWHVLNAAPVEGWIEPSLAESGFVYDTLAARVAPRALLEVLCKFLAGARHVRLAEGVAVDSIDPDKGLVRTNEGDIRFGRCILSAGYRSFPILDELTEGRKASLGQAVKGQAAMLKADVGGGLPVIFRDGLYIVPHENGLVAVGSTSENRFDNPLSTDGQLDDLLAAARAMAPVLAGAEVVERWAGLRPKAVDRDPMVGAHPDHPALIALTGGFKVSFGLAHRLAEAAVREAAGAPGCFKLPQSFTLASHISVISHKT from the coding sequence ATGGAAAGAGCCGATAATCCTCTGAGACCTGCCGGTCAATCGTCCGTCGATCTGCTGATCGTTGGGGGCGGGATTATGGGCCTGTGGGCCGCCGTTCGTGCCGAGCGCCTTGGCATTCGGTCGCTGCTCGTTGACGCCGGCCAATTCGGACAAGGGGCGAGCGGCGGCCTGCTCGGCGCGCTGATGCCGCATATGCCGGATAAATGGTCGGAGAAGAAGCAGTTTCAGTTCGACGCGCTTGTCGCGCTGGAGGAGGAGATTGCGATCTTGGAGGCGGAGACCGGGCTTTCGGCAGGCTATCGTCGCGCCGGTCGCCTCATTCCGTTGCCGAAGCCGCATCTGAGGCAGATCGCGCTTGGTCATTCCCAAGATGCGGAAACGCATTGGCGGCATGGCGCGCGCCGGTTTCATTGGCATGTGCTAAATGCTGCACCTGTCGAGGGCTGGATCGAGCCTTCGCTCGCTGAAAGCGGATTTGTCTACGATACCCTGGCCGCGCGCGTCGCTCCCCGCGCTTTACTGGAGGTGCTTTGCAAATTTCTGGCCGGGGCGCGGCACGTCCGGCTCGCCGAGGGCGTTGCCGTCGACAGCATCGACCCGGACAAAGGTCTGGTACGCACGAATGAGGGCGACATTCGCTTCGGCCGTTGCATCCTTTCGGCCGGCTACCGCTCGTTTCCAATCCTTGATGAATTGACGGAGGGACGCAAAGCCTCGCTCGGCCAAGCGGTCAAGGGACAGGCGGCGATGCTGAAGGCCGATGTCGGCGGTGGCTTGCCCGTTATCTTCCGTGATGGCCTCTATATCGTCCCGCATGAGAATGGTTTGGTCGCGGTCGGCAGCACGAGTGAGAATCGGTTCGACAATCCCCTGTCGACCGATGGGCAACTCGACGATCTGCTTGCAGCGGCACGTGCCATGGCGCCGGTGCTTGCCGGTGCGGAGGTGGTCGAGCGCTGGGCGGGCCTGCGTCCAAAGGCCGTGGACCGCGATCCGATGGTGGGTGCGCATCCCGATCACCCCGCGTTGATTGCGCTGACGGGTGGCTTCAAGGTGAGCTTTGGGCTGGCGCATCGGCTGGCAGAGGCAGCCGTGCGGGAGGCGGCGGGCGCGCCCGGTTGCTTCAAGTTGCCGCAGAGTTTCACTTTAGCAAGTCATATTTCAGTCATTTCACATAAAACGTGA
- the mnmD gene encoding tRNA (5-methylaminomethyl-2-thiouridine)(34)-methyltransferase MnmD — protein sequence MTDPVSDRTAASETNAASPELEWRDGDMPYSTAFGDHFYCQTDGRLECGHVFLSGNRLPDRWQGRQDFLIGELGFGTGLNFCETWRQWRQLAAPGANLHFMSFELYPMRAEEIDRALSHWPEIDGERRALAAAWPDHPQGVVSLKLGANTRLSVVCGPALEGVRDARPGFDAWYLDGFAPSRNADMWSPELMQTLYDKTVPNGTFATYAAAGFVRRNLQAAGFIVERRQGFAGKREMLCGLKQA from the coding sequence ATGACAGATCCAGTTTCCGATCGGACCGCAGCGTCCGAAACCAATGCGGCAAGCCCGGAGCTCGAATGGCGCGACGGCGATATGCCCTATTCGACCGCATTTGGCGACCATTTTTATTGCCAGACGGACGGTAGGCTGGAATGCGGCCACGTCTTTCTGTCCGGCAATCGCCTGCCCGACCGCTGGCAGGGTCGGCAAGATTTTCTCATTGGCGAACTCGGTTTCGGCACCGGCCTGAACTTCTGCGAGACCTGGCGCCAATGGCGGCAGCTGGCCGCTCCGGGTGCGAACCTGCACTTCATGTCCTTCGAACTCTACCCCATGCGGGCCGAAGAGATCGACCGCGCGCTGTCGCACTGGCCCGAAATCGACGGCGAGCGCCGGGCGCTTGCCGCCGCCTGGCCGGACCACCCACAGGGTGTCGTGTCGCTGAAGCTCGGTGCGAATACGCGCCTCAGCGTCGTCTGCGGGCCGGCCCTTGAAGGCGTGCGCGACGCCCGGCCGGGCTTCGATGCCTGGTATCTCGATGGCTTCGCACCGTCGCGCAACGCCGACATGTGGTCGCCGGAACTGATGCAGACGCTCTACGACAAGACGGTTCCGAACGGCACCTTCGCCACCTATGCAGCCGCCGGCTTCGTACGGCGAAACCTGCAAGCCGCCGGATTTATCGTGGAGCGGCGCCAAGGCTTTGCTGGCAAGCGCGAAATGCTTTGCGGCCTCAAGCAGGCCTGA
- a CDS encoding AraC family transcriptional regulator — protein MLPNPMKQKDEGSRRRELVELAGLLAPGQGYNPTALAGVRILRTEAVLCDVPVLYKPGAVFVLQGRKQGMLEGEIYLYDEEHYLAVSVPVPFRMESSASAERPLLAVYLEFDMLLAAEIASDLGARQSEPVAGAVRSLISSRMEPMIEDVVLRLLRALRDPVELAVLGAGILRELHYRVLVGPQGGAMISALQQQGVSGKIVQSLTRLRETYSSEISVAALAREAGMSVPSYHVHFKALTGSSPIQYVKAMRLHEARLMIARQSGTIAEVAASVGYVSPAQFSRDFKRHFRRTASEEAKWVRQHLGELI, from the coding sequence ATCTTGCCAAATCCTATGAAACAGAAAGACGAAGGGTCGAGGCGCCGGGAGTTGGTGGAGCTGGCGGGACTTCTTGCGCCCGGTCAGGGATACAATCCGACGGCGCTTGCCGGAGTCCGCATTCTCAGAACAGAGGCGGTCCTTTGCGATGTCCCCGTGCTCTACAAGCCGGGCGCGGTATTCGTTCTGCAAGGCCGAAAGCAGGGCATGCTGGAAGGCGAGATCTATCTCTACGATGAGGAGCATTATCTGGCCGTGTCGGTGCCCGTTCCGTTCCGGATGGAATCGTCAGCCAGCGCAGAACGCCCTTTGCTTGCTGTTTATCTCGAGTTCGACATGCTTCTCGCTGCCGAGATCGCCTCTGACTTGGGGGCGAGGCAGTCCGAACCAGTGGCCGGTGCAGTGAGAAGCCTGATATCGAGCAGGATGGAGCCGATGATCGAGGATGTCGTGCTGCGTTTGCTGCGGGCGCTGCGCGATCCCGTCGAGCTTGCGGTTCTGGGCGCCGGCATATTGCGCGAACTGCACTACCGGGTCCTCGTCGGCCCGCAGGGCGGCGCGATGATCTCAGCCCTTCAGCAACAGGGCGTTTCCGGGAAGATCGTGCAAAGCCTGACCCGATTGCGTGAAACCTACAGTTCCGAGATTTCGGTTGCCGCGCTGGCGCGTGAAGCGGGGATGAGCGTTCCCTCCTATCACGTCCATTTCAAGGCCCTGACGGGCAGCAGTCCGATCCAATATGTGAAGGCGATGCGGCTTCACGAGGCGCGGTTGATGATCGCGCGTCAAAGCGGGACGATTGCGGAGGTGGCGGCGTCGGTCGGCTACGTCAGCCCCGCTCAGTTCAGTCGGGACTTCAAACGGCACTTCCGGCGGACGGCCTCGGAAGAGGCCAAATGGGTTCGTCAGCATCTTGGTGAGCTCATCTGA
- a CDS encoding oxidoreductase: MSQKTFFITGANSGFGFAIAAAASSQGHKVIGTVRSEQSQAAFEERLPMARSILCDVTEFDRIADVVRQAEDDHGPVDVLINNAGYGHEGILEESPLEEMRRQFDVNVFGAVAVAKAFLPRFRERRSGFIVNVTSMGGMITMPGIAYYCGSKFALQGISEVMRAEMAPFGVRVTALCPGSFRTDWAGRSMVRSERSITDYDALFDPIRQARQSKSGKQLGDPDKLAAAVLGLIESDAPPPQLLLGSDALGFVSGRIESLKQEIEAWKSVTVSTDG; the protein is encoded by the coding sequence ATGTCACAGAAGACCTTCTTCATCACCGGCGCGAACTCCGGCTTCGGCTTCGCGATCGCAGCCGCCGCGAGCAGCCAGGGCCATAAGGTTATCGGCACTGTCCGCTCGGAACAGTCACAGGCGGCATTCGAGGAACGCTTGCCGATGGCACGGTCCATCCTGTGCGATGTGACGGAATTCGACCGGATTGCAGACGTCGTCCGACAGGCCGAAGACGACCATGGGCCTGTCGACGTGCTGATCAACAATGCCGGCTACGGTCACGAGGGAATCCTCGAGGAGTCGCCTCTCGAAGAAATGCGCCGCCAGTTCGACGTGAACGTCTTCGGCGCCGTTGCGGTCGCAAAGGCCTTCCTGCCGCGCTTCCGCGAAAGACGTAGCGGCTTCATCGTCAACGTCACCTCCATGGGCGGCATGATCACCATGCCCGGAATCGCCTATTACTGCGGAAGCAAGTTCGCCCTTCAGGGCATTTCCGAAGTCATGCGCGCGGAAATGGCGCCATTCGGCGTTCGTGTCACCGCCCTTTGCCCCGGCTCCTTCCGGACCGACTGGGCCGGACGCTCGATGGTCCGGAGCGAGCGATCAATCACGGACTATGATGCGCTGTTCGACCCGATCCGGCAGGCGCGGCAATCCAAAAGCGGCAAGCAACTCGGCGATCCCGACAAGCTCGCCGCAGCCGTTCTGGGCCTGATCGAATCCGACGCTCCGCCGCCGCAGCTCCTGCTCGGCAGCGATGCTCTTGGATTTGTGTCGGGCAGAATCGAGAGCCTCAAGCAGGAGATCGAAGCATGGAAATCCGTTACCGTTTCGACCGATGGCTGA
- a CDS encoding response regulator, producing MTLDGELLDIACRRIASLDRPAYIKNSELRYVAVNDAYARFFAHDISDFIGNRSHDLLDAGESADIEDRERRALVFGSEEVALCFDASGRQRSRIQIESFSPSEDRVYIFGVFLEAPAKTLHQDLDNILRSMPIGVLIHDSDYIVEYVNDAFYDIWEFSKDDRFEGRPYRDLIAKHYELARFGFDGRSIDDIYQERLAALRKAGEHLQTEMNFADGKSVIIDARRISNGRTLMSYTDISSVKQQFQEITETRLALERLGELMADAMQAMSQGLLIVQDGAIMLANDRLKTMLKLPAELLEVGKDWSAAFDYCGKRGDFGDDAEAVRTSWGESIAAGKPISCVFQITGDRWMQLDAAIGEHRRWTVVLTDVTEMKEREADLQLLLARSNAADRAKSEFLTHMSHEIRTPMNGVLGMAELLGKTDLDARQKTFVDIIVKSGNALLTIINDILDFSRIDTGEMHLRKMAFDPAEAVEDIATLLAAAASEKNIQLMVRIAPGVPAGMLGDAGRFRQIVTNLVGNAIKFTERGHVLAELDSQPAPGDTVLLVLRVEDTGIGIPDEKLDTIFDKFSLADSSFARRLEGSGLGLAITAGLVDLFGGSLSVASEWGRGSVFTVHLPMPLVAARGKVAELPANVRDARVLIVEDDAIHRRILTEQLAQWGFDGHVAEDGKTALAILDAAFDMGVSVDAIIVDYSMPGMNGYQVASAVRADPRFDTLPIVFLTSMGVAGCDREFAAVNGQAHLMKPVRANVLRGTIIDVVRASRRKKLGERSAPVERRLPIETEAAAAIEATDRMTQAKPGNAIDVLVAEDNEVNQIVFTQILQATGLRFLVVENGQAAVDAWRQLRPSLILMDVSMPVMNGHQATRMIRQFETQAGQGWHVPIVGVMAQALDVDRITCMQSGMDDCMSKPISPELLETKIQRYLGDTAFQADRSKNQGSDR from the coding sequence TTGACCCTGGACGGTGAACTGCTTGACATAGCGTGCCGCCGGATCGCCAGTCTGGACAGGCCCGCCTACATCAAGAACAGCGAGCTTCGTTACGTTGCCGTCAACGATGCCTATGCGCGGTTTTTCGCGCACGATATTTCCGATTTCATCGGCAATCGCAGCCATGACCTCCTGGACGCCGGCGAAAGTGCCGACATAGAGGACAGGGAGCGCCGCGCGCTGGTTTTCGGTTCGGAGGAGGTGGCGCTGTGCTTCGATGCGTCGGGGCGCCAGCGCTCGCGCATCCAGATCGAGAGTTTTTCCCCTTCGGAAGACCGCGTTTATATTTTCGGTGTGTTTCTTGAAGCGCCTGCCAAGACGCTGCATCAGGATCTGGACAACATTCTTCGCTCGATGCCGATCGGTGTCCTGATCCACGACAGCGACTACATCGTGGAATACGTCAATGACGCCTTCTATGACATTTGGGAGTTCTCGAAGGACGATCGCTTTGAAGGCCGCCCCTATCGGGATCTCATCGCCAAGCACTATGAACTGGCGCGTTTCGGGTTCGACGGCCGCAGCATCGACGACATCTATCAGGAACGTCTGGCGGCACTGCGCAAGGCAGGTGAGCATCTGCAGACGGAGATGAATTTTGCCGATGGCAAGTCGGTCATCATCGACGCCCGTCGCATTTCCAACGGCCGGACGCTGATGTCCTACACGGATATTTCCTCCGTCAAGCAGCAATTCCAGGAGATCACCGAGACCCGGCTGGCGCTGGAGCGTCTCGGCGAGCTCATGGCCGATGCCATGCAGGCCATGTCCCAGGGGTTGCTGATCGTCCAGGACGGCGCGATCATGCTCGCCAACGACCGGCTGAAGACTATGCTGAAGCTGCCGGCGGAGCTTCTGGAAGTCGGCAAAGACTGGTCTGCCGCGTTCGATTACTGCGGGAAACGTGGTGATTTCGGCGATGATGCCGAGGCGGTGCGGACCTCATGGGGAGAAAGCATTGCGGCCGGCAAGCCGATCTCCTGCGTGTTCCAGATCACCGGCGACCGCTGGATGCAGCTCGACGCCGCCATCGGCGAGCATCGTCGCTGGACGGTGGTGCTGACCGACGTTACCGAGATGAAGGAGCGCGAGGCGGATTTGCAGTTGCTTCTGGCGCGCAGCAATGCTGCGGACCGGGCGAAATCCGAGTTTCTGACCCATATGAGTCATGAAATCCGCACGCCGATGAACGGCGTTCTCGGCATGGCGGAACTGCTCGGCAAGACCGATCTCGATGCGCGGCAAAAGACCTTCGTCGATATCATCGTCAAATCGGGCAATGCGCTGCTGACCATCATCAACGATATTCTCGATTTTTCCCGCATCGATACCGGCGAAATGCATCTGCGCAAGATGGCATTCGATCCTGCCGAGGCCGTCGAGGATATTGCGACCCTGCTGGCGGCGGCGGCATCGGAAAAGAATATCCAGCTGATGGTGCGCATCGCTCCCGGCGTACCGGCAGGGATGCTCGGTGACGCCGGCCGTTTTCGGCAGATCGTGACCAATCTCGTCGGCAATGCGATCAAGTTCACCGAGCGTGGTCATGTGCTGGCGGAGTTGGACAGCCAGCCGGCTCCGGGCGACACCGTATTGCTCGTCCTCCGTGTCGAAGATACGGGCATCGGCATTCCCGACGAAAAGCTCGATACGATCTTCGACAAGTTCTCGCTGGCGGATTCTTCCTTTGCGCGCCGGCTTGAGGGATCGGGCTTGGGGCTTGCCATCACGGCCGGCCTCGTCGATCTTTTCGGTGGCTCGCTGTCGGTGGCGAGCGAATGGGGCAGAGGATCAGTCTTCACGGTCCATCTGCCGATGCCATTGGTTGCCGCGCGCGGCAAAGTCGCGGAGCTGCCGGCCAATGTGAGGGATGCCCGAGTCCTGATCGTGGAAGACGATGCGATCCATCGGCGCATCTTGACCGAACAGTTGGCGCAATGGGGTTTTGACGGGCATGTCGCCGAGGATGGCAAGACCGCGCTCGCCATTCTGGATGCTGCCTTCGATATGGGCGTATCGGTCGATGCGATCATCGTCGACTACAGCATGCCCGGCATGAATGGCTATCAGGTCGCGAGCGCGGTGCGCGCCGATCCGCGTTTCGATACGCTGCCGATCGTGTTCCTGACGTCGATGGGCGTCGCTGGCTGCGACAGGGAGTTCGCCGCCGTCAATGGCCAGGCGCATCTGATGAAGCCTGTGCGCGCCAATGTGCTGCGCGGCACGATCATCGATGTCGTGCGCGCATCGCGACGGAAGAAACTGGGGGAGCGATCGGCTCCCGTTGAACGTCGGCTTCCGATAGAGACGGAAGCTGCAGCCGCGATCGAGGCCACCGATCGGATGACGCAAGCCAAACCCGGCAATGCCATCGACGTCCTCGTGGCCGAGGACAACGAAGTGAACCAGATCGTCTTCACGCAGATCCTGCAGGCCACCGGCCTGCGGTTCCTGGTTGTGGAGAACGGCCAGGCAGCCGTGGACGCATGGCGTCAATTGCGGCCGTCGTTGATCCTCATGGATGTATCCATGCCAGTCATGAATGGTCATCAGGCGACCCGTATGATCCGGCAGTTCGAAACTCAGGCCGGGCAGGGGTGGCATGTGCCCATCGTCGGGGTCATGGCGCAGGCGCTGGATGTCGATCGCATCACATGCATGCAGTCGGGCATGGACGATTGCATGTCCAAGCCGATCAGCCCCGAACTTCTCGAAACGAAGATCCAGCGCTATCTGGGCGATACCGCTTTCCAGGCGGATCGCTCCAAGAACCAGGGTTCAGATCGATAG